In Lates calcarifer isolate ASB-BC8 linkage group LG4, TLL_Latcal_v3, whole genome shotgun sequence, a genomic segment contains:
- the myo9b gene encoding unconventional myosin-IXb isoform X2, which yields MSTTGGARPPEQDVEARVVQIYPRVPQDTAAYCPLQVSTGDTVRSVINNAVITLGLDSSKKYSLLEVRNSRGEERLLEASDCPLELVLLWPPEAQRWHPQSQGYHFILQEQANDGDNQEASNTEDYDDLCNLETVTEESILEALRQRFYKLKIYTYASNILIAINPNKFLPVYYNPKYVKMYENQPLGKLNPHIFAAADVAFRTMLNRQVNQCIVISGESGSGKTESCSYLIHCLTALSQKTYSSGLERIILGAGPVLAAFGNAKTAENNNSSRFGKFIQLNYLESGVIRGAVIEKYLLEKCRLVSRDKRERNYHVFYYLLVGASKDEQEEFHLLKTQDYLYLKQQEFHIDDAEKLGKEYTRLHQAMEMVGFLASTKKHIFSILSAILLLGNVTYTVSEDSQTLEVGPAEVLSTLSELLKVKREVLVKALTQRRVVTAKGTVVSQYTEQKAPKVRDSMAKSLYSALFDWIILHINHAMLNRRDMEESVSCLSIGVLDMFGFENLQTNSFEQLCINYTNEKLQYYINQNIFKLVQEDYVSEGITWQNIDHADNSGCIQLMSEKTVGLFDLLDEESDLPETTDETLLDKLKQQHQDNPLFVPSSNAEPTFAIRHFAGSVEYHIKDFREKNTEHMRPEVVSLLRSSQRAFLQSLVASSPQALFRWGVLRATIRILSVFKHKARQRAERMAARRSSRKSLKEMKQRSSTVDRLSSTSLTLDFSFDRSDEHPLDVFEDIFASYEMRKKSRGGRQKQLIPKNLMDMRSLQHILGLTAHDRTSKSIFHPHLKMKPPTVSTQFQASLRKLMETIGKAEPFFIFCVRSNAEKKEMHFDDELVLQQIRYTNMLRIVHIQKSGYSARYTFMEFVDKFRILLPKGATATPEHITALFEKMELNKSAYQIGKTKVFLKEKERQLLQDTLNKEVMRHIIILQRWFRACLIRMHFLQKRDATMIIQRSWREFYENQNRAATVIQTAWRSSLKKSKQKCENKDDEKTPGARLGRDSFTKGELRRQHKVELSPNRNPQLDPVNGQSTQRDRSREKQEGRGSPPPLNRPLSLPLDTKVSADDRSPSPNGSSSLQRYKDMGGIKEKAEKWKERQNEGEPTDESSPEVRRRRDNRKAEFNRKGKSMSVDELSRISSSGSDSSPSTNEVPAEPDGSRFSLPPKTSNEDSGHQESNQSQLTTPERVWFLSRFLRKRAPKSSPSNDSPTDKSVTLPRYTPHPYHTSNQSSGRANRNPTIRISRATRAIEWNASLDREITDPKELRNLDEFLGNQVNELRSRIKELSPTESVFLTATMQFRETIKSMYSVQKPQIAYKDLMKGYQNKVSTLAGPKKSEVSLVVNLFQSVLDGFIRGEMKRMESEPSKATKTTKKRRKKEKCLDSPLDHLFSTYQVTIMQSCDLCGSYIWGMEKAYMCSACKLICHKKCLNKIITDCSTRCARKDDSLPGSLHFGVQVCALTNKTTPVPKVVELLLMHVEINGLYTEGIYRKSGSTCRARELHQILETNPEAACLDNYPIHTITGLVKRWLRELPDPLMTFSLYSDFLHAAELPEKAERIRAVYQKVDELPPSNYNTLERLIFHLVRVAKEEDHNKMSASSLAIVFAPCILRSPDSDDPFLGMKDVAKTTMCVETLITEQLRRYSEKMQNIQELEYAEALAVNQLKLKRQNTVVETPSELDVPQEIQPDDTEKTLIERIKSIKQEKVDLACRLPDLEQEHSDNDNLDSSSSMSTESLDERMRSLDSEGKVTMRLKTQNPDCPHKPSDLAQRVRSLMAQTDDEQREFTSGQNTDITQPMCFLPSPDNPSSTNKPQVTSETFNGRFDDLDIPYIDEDEDLT from the exons ATGAGCACTACAGGTGGGGCCAGGCCCCCTGAGCAGGATGTAGAGGCCAGAGTTGTGCAGATCTACCCCAGGGTGCCCCAGGACACGGCAGCCTACTGTCCCCTGCAGGTCAGCACTGGGGACACGGTGAGGTCGGTCATCAACAATGCTGTGATCACCCTGGGGCTGGACTCCAGCAAGAAGTACAGCCTGCTGGAGGTCAGGAatagcagaggagaggagaggctgctGGAGGCCAGCGACTGCCCCCTGGAGCTAGTCCTGCTGTGGCCGCCAGAGGCACAGAGATGGCACCCTCAGAGCCAGGGGTACCACTTCATTCTGCAGGAGCAAGCCAACGATGGAGACAACCAAGAAGCAAGCAACACAGAGGATTATGACGACCTCTGCAACCTCGAAACTGTGACAGAGGAAAGCATCCTGGAGGCTTTACGTCAACGCTTCTACAAGTTGAAAATCTACACCTATGCCAGCAACATCCTCATTGCCATCAATCCCAATAAGTTCCTACCTGTTTACTACAACCCCAAGTACGTCAAGATGTACGAGAACCAGCCACTGGGCAAACTGAACCCTCATATATTTGCAGCAGCAGACGTGGCCTTCCGCACCATGCTGAACAGGCAGGTTAACCAGTGTATTGTTATATCTGGTGAGAGTGGATCGGGGAAGACGGAGAGCTGCAGTTATCTCATCCACTGCCTGACTGCGCTCAGCCAGAAGACGTACTCCAGCGGGCTGGAACGGATTATCCTCGGGGCAGGACCTGTGCTAGCG GCCTTTGGCAACGCTAAGACAGCAGAGAATAACAACTCCAGTCGCTTTGGGAAGTTCATCCAGCTCAACTACCTGGAGAGTGGTGTCATCCGAGG GGCAGTTATTGAGAAGTACCTACTAGAAAAGTGCCGCCTGGTGTCcagagataagagagagag GAACTACCATGTGTTCTACTATCTGCTGGTGGGAGCGTCCAAAGACGAGCAGGAGGAGTTTCATCTGTTAAAGACTCAAGATTATCTCTACCTCAAGCAG CAAGAGTTCCATATAGACGATGCAGAGAAACTTGGGAAGGAGTACACGAGGCTCCATCAAGCTATGGAGATGGTCGGCTTCCTGGCCTCCACCAAGAAACA CATattctccatcctctctgccATTCTCCTTCTGGGTAATGTGACGTACACAGTCTCAGAGGACTCTCAGACCCTGGAGGTCGGACCTGCTGAGGTCTTGTCCACACTGTCTGAACTGCTCAAG GTGAAAAGGGAGGTGCTGGTGAAGGCTTTGACCCAGAGGAGAGTGGTGACTGCCAAAGGCACCGTAGTTTCACAGTACACAGAACAGAAG GCCCCCAAAGTGCGGGACTCCATGGCCAAGTCTTTATACAGTGCTCTGTTTGACTGGATCATCCTTCACATCAACCATGCAATGCTGAACAGACGAGACATGGAGGAGTCAGTCTCT tgtTTGTCGATCGGCGTCTTGGACATGTTTGGATTCGAGAACCTTCAAACAAACAGTTTTGAGCAGCTGTGCATCAACTACACCAACGAGAAACTGCAGTATTACATCAACCAGAACATCTTCAAGCTCGTGCAA GAGGATTATGTGTCAGAGGGCATCACTTGGCAGAACATCGACCACGCTGACAACAGCGGCTGCATTCAGCTGATGAGCGAGAAAACAGTCGGACTCTTTGACCTGCTGGACGAGGAGAGCGA CCTCCCTGAGACCACAGATGAAACCCTGTTGGACaagctgaagcagcagcatcaggACAACCCACTCTTTGTACCATCTTCAAATGCAGAGCCGACTTTTGCCATCCGACACTTTGCTGGGAGTGTTGAATATCACATCAAG gacttcagagagaaaaacacagagcacatgCGTCCTGAGGTTGTATCTCTTCTTCGGAGCAGTCAGCGAGCGTTCCTGCAGAGCCTGGTTGCATCCAGTCCACAGGCGCTGTTCAGATGGGGCGTCCTGAGAGCCACTATTCGCATCCTCTCAGTATTCAAACACAAGGCACGCCAGCGGGCAGAGCGGA TGGCTGCCAGACGAAGCTCCCGCAAATCCCTCAAAGAGATGAAACAGCGCAGCAGTACTGTGGACCGACTCTCCAG CACCAGCTTGACTCTGGATTTCTCCTTTGATCGCTCTGATGAACATCCTCTTGATGTATTTGAAGACATCTTTGCCAGttatgaaatgagaaa GAAGAGTAGAGGCGGCCGACAGAAGCAGCTCATTCCAAAG AACCTCATGGATATGCGCTCACTCCAACATATTCTTGGTCTCACTGCCCATGACCGAACCAGCAAATCCATCTTCCACCCTCACCTGAAAATGAAGCCTCCTACTGTTAGCACTCAGTTTCAG GCTTCGCTCAGAAAGCTGATGGAGACAATTGGAAAAGCTGAGCctttcttcattttctgtgtCCGCTCCAACGCTGAAAAG AAGGAGATGCACTTTGATGATGAACTTGTGCTACAGCAAATCAGGTACACGAACATGCTGCGGATAGTTCACATCCAGAAGTCTGGCTACAGCGCCAGATACACATTTATG GAATTTGTTGACAAGTTCAGGATTTTGCTCCCAAAAGGAGCAACAGCTACTCCTGAGCACATAACGGCACTGTTTGAGAAGATGGAGCTGAATAAGTCCGCCTACCAAATAGGAAAAACCAAG GTGTTCCTCaaggaaaaagagaggcagCTGCTTCAAGACACTCTTAACAAAGAGGTGATGCGTCACATCATCATACTGCAGCGCTGGTTCCGTGCCTGTCTGATAAGAATGCACTTTCTGCAAAAGAGAGATGCCACAATGATAATACAG agGAGCTGGCGTGAGTTTTACGAGAATCAAAACCGAGCTGCCACAGTGATTCAGACAGCCTGGAGGAGTTCCCTGAAGAAGTCAAAGCAGAAATGTGAGAACAAGGACGATGAGAAGACACCTGGAGCCCGGCTTGGACGGGAcag CTTCACAAAAGGAGAGTTAAGGAGGCAGCATAAAGTGGAGCTCAGCCCCAACAGGAATCCGCAGCTCGACCCAGTCAATGGCCAGTCGACACAGAGGGACCGGAGCAGGGAGAAACAAGAGGGTAGAGggtcccctcctcctctcaatagacccctctccctccctctggaCACTAAAGTTAGCGCTGACGATCGCTCCCCCAGCCCCAACGGGAGCAGCTCACTTCAGCGCTACAAAGATATGGGGGGCATTAAGGAGAAGGCCGAGAAGTGGAAGGAAAGACAGAACGAGGGCGAACCCACAGATGAGTCAAGTCCAGAAGTACGCCGGCGAAGAGACAACAGGAAAGCTGAATTTAA CCGCAAAGGGAAGTCCATGTCTGTTGATGAACTGTCCAGGATCAGCTCATCGGGCTCTGATAGCTCACCTTCTACCAATGAG GTACCAGCAGAACCTGATGGGTCGAGGTTCAGCCTTCCGCCCAAGACCAGCAACGAGGACTCAGGACATCAGGAGTCTAACCAATCACAACTCACAACGCCTGAGAG GGTTTGGTTTCTCAGCAGATTCCTGAGGAAACGGGCTCCCAAATCTTCCCCGAGCAATGACTCTCCAACAGATAAATCCG TCACCTTGCCAAGGTATACTCCACATCCCTACCACACATCAAACCAAAGCAGCGGGAGGGCCAATCGAAACCCCACCATTCGTATCAGCCGGGCCACACGAGCAATTGAGTGGAACGCGTCACTGGACCGAGAGATCACAGACCCCAAGGAGCTACGAAACCTGGATGAGTTCCTTGGAAATCAG GTGAATGAGCTGCGATCAAGAATAAAAGAGCTGTCGCCAACAGAGAGTGTCTTCCTCACAGCCACCATGCAGTTCAGAGAGACCATCAAAAGCATGTACTCGGTCCAG AAACCCCAGATCGCCTATAAAGATCTGATGAAAGGCTACCAAAACAAAGTGAGCACACTAGCGGGGCCCAAGAAGTCAGAAGTGTCACTGGTGGTCAACCTGTTCCAGTCTGTGCTGGACGGCTTCATCAGGGGCGAAATGAAACGAATGGAGTCTGAGCCATCCAAG GCTACTAAGAcgacaaagaagaggaggaaaaaggaaaaatgt cttgaTAGTCCTCTGGATCACCTGTTCAGCACATACCAGGTGACCATTATGCAGTCATGTGACTTGTGTGGCTCCTACATATGGGGAATGGAGAAAGCCTACATGTGCAGTG cTTGCAAGTTAATATGTCACAAGAAATGCTTGAACAAAATCATCACAGACTGCTCAACACGGTGTGCCAGGAAG GACGACAGTTTACCGGGCTCCCTTCACTTCGGGGTTCAGGTGTGTGCCCTCACCAATAAAACCACCCCCGTGCCCAAGGTGGTGGAGTTGTTGCTGATGCACGTGGAGATAAATGGCCTCTACACTGAGGGCATTTACCGCAAGTCGGGCTCAACTTGTCGAGCAAGGGAGCTCCACCAGATTCTGGAGACCA ATCCAGAGGCAGCATGTTTAGACAATTACCCCATCCACACCATCACTGGTCTGGTCAAACGATGGCTCCGAGAACTGCCTGACCCCCTCATGACCTTTTCCCTCTACAGTGACTTTCTGCATGCTGCGG AGCTGCCAGAGAAAGCTGAGAGAATAAGGGCTGTGTACCAAAAGGTTGATGAACTTCCACCTTCTAATTACAACACATTAGAGCGGCTCATCTTTCACCTTGTCAG GGTTGCAAAGGAAGAAGATCACAATAAGATGTCAGCGAGCTCTCTTGCTATTGTGTTTGCCCCCTGCATCCTGCGCTCTCCTGATTCTGATGACCCGTTCCTTGGCATGAAGGACGTGGCTAAGACTACAAT GTGTGTGGAGACCCTGATCACTGAGCAGTTAAGACGGTACAGCGAGAAGATGCAGAATATCCAAGAGCTGGAATATGCAGAGGCTCTGGCTGTCAATCAGCTCAAACTGAAGAGGCAAAACACG GTTGTTGAAACGCCTTCAGAGCTGGATGTTCCACAGGAAATACAACCTGACGACACAGAGAAGACTCTGATTGAAAGGATCAAGTCCATTAAGCAAGAAAA GGTGGACTTGGCCTGCAGGTTACCTGATCTGGAGCAGGAGCACTCTGACAACGATAACCTGGACTCCTCGTCGTCGATGAGCACAGAGAGTCTGGATGAGCGCATGAGGAGCCTGGACTCGGAAG GAAAGGTGACCATGCGATTGAAAACCCAGAATCCTGACTGCCCACACAAACCCTCCGACCTGGCGCAGAGAGTCAGGAGTCTGATGGCTCAGACAGATGATGAACAGAGAGAGTTCACATCAGGACAAAATACAGATATTACTCAACCCATGTGTTTCCTGCCCAGCCCAGACAACCCCTCCTCAACCAACAAGCCCCAGGTCACCAGCGAGACTTTCAACGGGAGGTTTGACGACCTGGACATCCCCTACATAGATGAGGACGAGGATCTAACTTGA
- the myo9b gene encoding unconventional myosin-IXb isoform X1: MSTTGGARPPEQDVEARVVQIYPRVPQDTAAYCPLQVSTGDTVRSVINNAVITLGLDSSKKYSLLEVRNSRGEERLLEASDCPLELVLLWPPEAQRWHPQSQGYHFILQEQANDGDNQEASNTEDYDDLCNLETVTEESILEALRQRFYKLKIYTYASNILIAINPNKFLPVYYNPKYVKMYENQPLGKLNPHIFAAADVAFRTMLNRQVNQCIVISGESGSGKTESCSYLIHCLTALSQKTYSSGLERIILGAGPVLAAFGNAKTAENNNSSRFGKFIQLNYLESGVIRGAVIEKYLLEKCRLVSRDKRERNYHVFYYLLVGASKDEQEEFHLLKTQDYLYLKQQEFHIDDAEKLGKEYTRLHQAMEMVGFLASTKKHIFSILSAILLLGNVTYTVSEDSQTLEVGPAEVLSTLSELLKVKREVLVKALTQRRVVTAKGTVVSQYTEQKAPKVRDSMAKSLYSALFDWIILHINHAMLNRRDMEESVSCLSIGVLDMFGFENLQTNSFEQLCINYTNEKLQYYINQNIFKLVQEDYVSEGITWQNIDHADNSGCIQLMSEKTVGLFDLLDEESDLPETTDETLLDKLKQQHQDNPLFVPSSNAEPTFAIRHFAGSVEYHIKDFREKNTEHMRPEVVSLLRSSQRAFLQSLVASSPQALFRWGVLRATIRILSVFKHKARQRAERMAARRSSRKSLKEMKQRSSTVDRLSSTSLTLDFSFDRSDEHPLDVFEDIFASYEMRKKSRGGRQKQLIPKNLMDMRSLQHILGLTAHDRTSKSIFHPHLKMKPPTVSTQFQASLRKLMETIGKAEPFFIFCVRSNAEKKEMHFDDELVLQQIRYTNMLRIVHIQKSGYSARYTFMEFVDKFRILLPKGATATPEHITALFEKMELNKSAYQIGKTKVFLKEKERQLLQDTLNKEVMRHIIILQRWFRACLIRMHFLQKRDATMIIQRSWREFYENQNRAATVIQTAWRSSLKKSKQKCENKDDEKTPGARLGRDSFTKGELRRQHKVELSPNRNPQLDPVNGQSTQRDRSREKQEGRGSPPPLNRPLSLPLDTKVSADDRSPSPNGSSSLQRYKDMGGIKEKAEKWKERQNEGEPTDESSPEVRRRRDNRKAEFNRKGKSMSVDELSRISSSGSDSSPSTNEVRVRFRKQPKRKRRLAYARSGLMINFGGSKESEYWSFPLPPISPHVSSMKSSTSSMDVRALHSQVEVPAEPDGSRFSLPPKTSNEDSGHQESNQSQLTTPERVWFLSRFLRKRAPKSSPSNDSPTDKSVTLPRYTPHPYHTSNQSSGRANRNPTIRISRATRAIEWNASLDREITDPKELRNLDEFLGNQVNELRSRIKELSPTESVFLTATMQFRETIKSMYSVQKPQIAYKDLMKGYQNKVSTLAGPKKSEVSLVVNLFQSVLDGFIRGEMKRMESEPSKATKTTKKRRKKEKCLDSPLDHLFSTYQVTIMQSCDLCGSYIWGMEKAYMCSACKLICHKKCLNKIITDCSTRCARKDDSLPGSLHFGVQVCALTNKTTPVPKVVELLLMHVEINGLYTEGIYRKSGSTCRARELHQILETNPEAACLDNYPIHTITGLVKRWLRELPDPLMTFSLYSDFLHAAELPEKAERIRAVYQKVDELPPSNYNTLERLIFHLVRVAKEEDHNKMSASSLAIVFAPCILRSPDSDDPFLGMKDVAKTTMCVETLITEQLRRYSEKMQNIQELEYAEALAVNQLKLKRQNTVVETPSELDVPQEIQPDDTEKTLIERIKSIKQEKVDLACRLPDLEQEHSDNDNLDSSSSMSTESLDERMRSLDSEGKVTMRLKTQNPDCPHKPSDLAQRVRSLMAQTDDEQREFTSGQNTDITQPMCFLPSPDNPSSTNKPQVTSETFNGRFDDLDIPYIDEDEDLT, encoded by the exons ATGAGCACTACAGGTGGGGCCAGGCCCCCTGAGCAGGATGTAGAGGCCAGAGTTGTGCAGATCTACCCCAGGGTGCCCCAGGACACGGCAGCCTACTGTCCCCTGCAGGTCAGCACTGGGGACACGGTGAGGTCGGTCATCAACAATGCTGTGATCACCCTGGGGCTGGACTCCAGCAAGAAGTACAGCCTGCTGGAGGTCAGGAatagcagaggagaggagaggctgctGGAGGCCAGCGACTGCCCCCTGGAGCTAGTCCTGCTGTGGCCGCCAGAGGCACAGAGATGGCACCCTCAGAGCCAGGGGTACCACTTCATTCTGCAGGAGCAAGCCAACGATGGAGACAACCAAGAAGCAAGCAACACAGAGGATTATGACGACCTCTGCAACCTCGAAACTGTGACAGAGGAAAGCATCCTGGAGGCTTTACGTCAACGCTTCTACAAGTTGAAAATCTACACCTATGCCAGCAACATCCTCATTGCCATCAATCCCAATAAGTTCCTACCTGTTTACTACAACCCCAAGTACGTCAAGATGTACGAGAACCAGCCACTGGGCAAACTGAACCCTCATATATTTGCAGCAGCAGACGTGGCCTTCCGCACCATGCTGAACAGGCAGGTTAACCAGTGTATTGTTATATCTGGTGAGAGTGGATCGGGGAAGACGGAGAGCTGCAGTTATCTCATCCACTGCCTGACTGCGCTCAGCCAGAAGACGTACTCCAGCGGGCTGGAACGGATTATCCTCGGGGCAGGACCTGTGCTAGCG GCCTTTGGCAACGCTAAGACAGCAGAGAATAACAACTCCAGTCGCTTTGGGAAGTTCATCCAGCTCAACTACCTGGAGAGTGGTGTCATCCGAGG GGCAGTTATTGAGAAGTACCTACTAGAAAAGTGCCGCCTGGTGTCcagagataagagagagag GAACTACCATGTGTTCTACTATCTGCTGGTGGGAGCGTCCAAAGACGAGCAGGAGGAGTTTCATCTGTTAAAGACTCAAGATTATCTCTACCTCAAGCAG CAAGAGTTCCATATAGACGATGCAGAGAAACTTGGGAAGGAGTACACGAGGCTCCATCAAGCTATGGAGATGGTCGGCTTCCTGGCCTCCACCAAGAAACA CATattctccatcctctctgccATTCTCCTTCTGGGTAATGTGACGTACACAGTCTCAGAGGACTCTCAGACCCTGGAGGTCGGACCTGCTGAGGTCTTGTCCACACTGTCTGAACTGCTCAAG GTGAAAAGGGAGGTGCTGGTGAAGGCTTTGACCCAGAGGAGAGTGGTGACTGCCAAAGGCACCGTAGTTTCACAGTACACAGAACAGAAG GCCCCCAAAGTGCGGGACTCCATGGCCAAGTCTTTATACAGTGCTCTGTTTGACTGGATCATCCTTCACATCAACCATGCAATGCTGAACAGACGAGACATGGAGGAGTCAGTCTCT tgtTTGTCGATCGGCGTCTTGGACATGTTTGGATTCGAGAACCTTCAAACAAACAGTTTTGAGCAGCTGTGCATCAACTACACCAACGAGAAACTGCAGTATTACATCAACCAGAACATCTTCAAGCTCGTGCAA GAGGATTATGTGTCAGAGGGCATCACTTGGCAGAACATCGACCACGCTGACAACAGCGGCTGCATTCAGCTGATGAGCGAGAAAACAGTCGGACTCTTTGACCTGCTGGACGAGGAGAGCGA CCTCCCTGAGACCACAGATGAAACCCTGTTGGACaagctgaagcagcagcatcaggACAACCCACTCTTTGTACCATCTTCAAATGCAGAGCCGACTTTTGCCATCCGACACTTTGCTGGGAGTGTTGAATATCACATCAAG gacttcagagagaaaaacacagagcacatgCGTCCTGAGGTTGTATCTCTTCTTCGGAGCAGTCAGCGAGCGTTCCTGCAGAGCCTGGTTGCATCCAGTCCACAGGCGCTGTTCAGATGGGGCGTCCTGAGAGCCACTATTCGCATCCTCTCAGTATTCAAACACAAGGCACGCCAGCGGGCAGAGCGGA TGGCTGCCAGACGAAGCTCCCGCAAATCCCTCAAAGAGATGAAACAGCGCAGCAGTACTGTGGACCGACTCTCCAG CACCAGCTTGACTCTGGATTTCTCCTTTGATCGCTCTGATGAACATCCTCTTGATGTATTTGAAGACATCTTTGCCAGttatgaaatgagaaa GAAGAGTAGAGGCGGCCGACAGAAGCAGCTCATTCCAAAG AACCTCATGGATATGCGCTCACTCCAACATATTCTTGGTCTCACTGCCCATGACCGAACCAGCAAATCCATCTTCCACCCTCACCTGAAAATGAAGCCTCCTACTGTTAGCACTCAGTTTCAG GCTTCGCTCAGAAAGCTGATGGAGACAATTGGAAAAGCTGAGCctttcttcattttctgtgtCCGCTCCAACGCTGAAAAG AAGGAGATGCACTTTGATGATGAACTTGTGCTACAGCAAATCAGGTACACGAACATGCTGCGGATAGTTCACATCCAGAAGTCTGGCTACAGCGCCAGATACACATTTATG GAATTTGTTGACAAGTTCAGGATTTTGCTCCCAAAAGGAGCAACAGCTACTCCTGAGCACATAACGGCACTGTTTGAGAAGATGGAGCTGAATAAGTCCGCCTACCAAATAGGAAAAACCAAG GTGTTCCTCaaggaaaaagagaggcagCTGCTTCAAGACACTCTTAACAAAGAGGTGATGCGTCACATCATCATACTGCAGCGCTGGTTCCGTGCCTGTCTGATAAGAATGCACTTTCTGCAAAAGAGAGATGCCACAATGATAATACAG agGAGCTGGCGTGAGTTTTACGAGAATCAAAACCGAGCTGCCACAGTGATTCAGACAGCCTGGAGGAGTTCCCTGAAGAAGTCAAAGCAGAAATGTGAGAACAAGGACGATGAGAAGACACCTGGAGCCCGGCTTGGACGGGAcag CTTCACAAAAGGAGAGTTAAGGAGGCAGCATAAAGTGGAGCTCAGCCCCAACAGGAATCCGCAGCTCGACCCAGTCAATGGCCAGTCGACACAGAGGGACCGGAGCAGGGAGAAACAAGAGGGTAGAGggtcccctcctcctctcaatagacccctctccctccctctggaCACTAAAGTTAGCGCTGACGATCGCTCCCCCAGCCCCAACGGGAGCAGCTCACTTCAGCGCTACAAAGATATGGGGGGCATTAAGGAGAAGGCCGAGAAGTGGAAGGAAAGACAGAACGAGGGCGAACCCACAGATGAGTCAAGTCCAGAAGTACGCCGGCGAAGAGACAACAGGAAAGCTGAATTTAA CCGCAAAGGGAAGTCCATGTCTGTTGATGAACTGTCCAGGATCAGCTCATCGGGCTCTGATAGCTCACCTTCTACCAATGAG GTCAGGGTGCGCTTCCGCAAGCAGCCCAAACGCAAGCGGCGCTTAGCCTACGCCCGCAGCGGTTTGATGATTAACTTTGGGGGCTCCAAGGAGAGCGAGTACTGGAGCTTTCCGCTGCCTCCCATCAGCCCCCACGTATCCAGCATGAAGAGCTCGACCAGTAGCATGGATGTCCGGGCCCTACATTCCCAGGTCGAG GTACCAGCAGAACCTGATGGGTCGAGGTTCAGCCTTCCGCCCAAGACCAGCAACGAGGACTCAGGACATCAGGAGTCTAACCAATCACAACTCACAACGCCTGAGAG GGTTTGGTTTCTCAGCAGATTCCTGAGGAAACGGGCTCCCAAATCTTCCCCGAGCAATGACTCTCCAACAGATAAATCCG TCACCTTGCCAAGGTATACTCCACATCCCTACCACACATCAAACCAAAGCAGCGGGAGGGCCAATCGAAACCCCACCATTCGTATCAGCCGGGCCACACGAGCAATTGAGTGGAACGCGTCACTGGACCGAGAGATCACAGACCCCAAGGAGCTACGAAACCTGGATGAGTTCCTTGGAAATCAG GTGAATGAGCTGCGATCAAGAATAAAAGAGCTGTCGCCAACAGAGAGTGTCTTCCTCACAGCCACCATGCAGTTCAGAGAGACCATCAAAAGCATGTACTCGGTCCAG AAACCCCAGATCGCCTATAAAGATCTGATGAAAGGCTACCAAAACAAAGTGAGCACACTAGCGGGGCCCAAGAAGTCAGAAGTGTCACTGGTGGTCAACCTGTTCCAGTCTGTGCTGGACGGCTTCATCAGGGGCGAAATGAAACGAATGGAGTCTGAGCCATCCAAG GCTACTAAGAcgacaaagaagaggaggaaaaaggaaaaatgt cttgaTAGTCCTCTGGATCACCTGTTCAGCACATACCAGGTGACCATTATGCAGTCATGTGACTTGTGTGGCTCCTACATATGGGGAATGGAGAAAGCCTACATGTGCAGTG cTTGCAAGTTAATATGTCACAAGAAATGCTTGAACAAAATCATCACAGACTGCTCAACACGGTGTGCCAGGAAG GACGACAGTTTACCGGGCTCCCTTCACTTCGGGGTTCAGGTGTGTGCCCTCACCAATAAAACCACCCCCGTGCCCAAGGTGGTGGAGTTGTTGCTGATGCACGTGGAGATAAATGGCCTCTACACTGAGGGCATTTACCGCAAGTCGGGCTCAACTTGTCGAGCAAGGGAGCTCCACCAGATTCTGGAGACCA ATCCAGAGGCAGCATGTTTAGACAATTACCCCATCCACACCATCACTGGTCTGGTCAAACGATGGCTCCGAGAACTGCCTGACCCCCTCATGACCTTTTCCCTCTACAGTGACTTTCTGCATGCTGCGG AGCTGCCAGAGAAAGCTGAGAGAATAAGGGCTGTGTACCAAAAGGTTGATGAACTTCCACCTTCTAATTACAACACATTAGAGCGGCTCATCTTTCACCTTGTCAG GGTTGCAAAGGAAGAAGATCACAATAAGATGTCAGCGAGCTCTCTTGCTATTGTGTTTGCCCCCTGCATCCTGCGCTCTCCTGATTCTGATGACCCGTTCCTTGGCATGAAGGACGTGGCTAAGACTACAAT GTGTGTGGAGACCCTGATCACTGAGCAGTTAAGACGGTACAGCGAGAAGATGCAGAATATCCAAGAGCTGGAATATGCAGAGGCTCTGGCTGTCAATCAGCTCAAACTGAAGAGGCAAAACACG GTTGTTGAAACGCCTTCAGAGCTGGATGTTCCACAGGAAATACAACCTGACGACACAGAGAAGACTCTGATTGAAAGGATCAAGTCCATTAAGCAAGAAAA GGTGGACTTGGCCTGCAGGTTACCTGATCTGGAGCAGGAGCACTCTGACAACGATAACCTGGACTCCTCGTCGTCGATGAGCACAGAGAGTCTGGATGAGCGCATGAGGAGCCTGGACTCGGAAG GAAAGGTGACCATGCGATTGAAAACCCAGAATCCTGACTGCCCACACAAACCCTCCGACCTGGCGCAGAGAGTCAGGAGTCTGATGGCTCAGACAGATGATGAACAGAGAGAGTTCACATCAGGACAAAATACAGATATTACTCAACCCATGTGTTTCCTGCCCAGCCCAGACAACCCCTCCTCAACCAACAAGCCCCAGGTCACCAGCGAGACTTTCAACGGGAGGTTTGACGACCTGGACATCCCCTACATAGATGAGGACGAGGATCTAACTTGA